A single region of the Novosphingobium sp. genome encodes:
- a CDS encoding MBG domain-containing protein yields the protein MVRSPASIALIAVLLSGSSLAHAQSLPQGGSVALGNAAIHGGGNAITVDQTSQRAVVNWDSFSVGQGAAVTFNQPNAGAAILNRVTGATASTIAGAVSGNGQMFLVNPNGIAITASGTVTMGGGFVASTLDISDRDFAQGTLGFNGSGTGTVSNSGAISVGSGGFAALLGGRVASSGIIAAPLGRIGLGSGRQATLDLTGDGFLQVALPAPASGDDPLVAMAGRLSGARIELRAATVSDAIRNAVNVPGELAAQGAHAEGGVVVLDGGAGGAVRLAGGVEASGATQGGAITLTGKDISLESGAKLTATGGSAGGTVLVGGGLHGEGTLTQATSVTMVAGSSIDVSATGDGHGGTAVLWSNVVDAASQTRFSGTIRARGAGSGAGGMVETSGHRVDSAGGLVDAGAPLGAGGTWLIDPADSIIDQATANSYAASLNGGTDVLNSVTGGITWQSGVSLIKVSGGNATLTLQAGNAAGNSPITLTGATITSTSNALNLVLWTRYNTTGREGTISITGSTITTNGGHVWMGGGGQASQLWNGLTVGANPATAYTGDKQAIYLGTTSISTGAGNISLRGQSNASTVTTGTKNIGIWLDTGTALTTTSGSITVAGDVLNKFSSGTGVMLGGRAGSAAGNVLITSGSGAITLTGTGMDSAGGGTGQRDALTLTAHAPGDQTIVRSTSGAITLNGAATFSNNNYANGDTAGIRLESDTATGQVGVVSQRGTITLNGSNSLDAAGANANGLILSAANAAGSIRIGDDGTQSAVGAVTVNANSISQSNSNAIAGSISVQTQGALTIQPSGTSFTYLRAGSGALSFGSDWAFGNTLSSLTLGKAGNTAALTLSNALSVAGPVAIMGGSIALNAPLTASGANALTALGPTGLSSSAAGTISGGGSLTLDTEGATATGTLLGAIASASSLTKMGAGAVTLSGSNSYAGTTTIAAGTLLAGSASALGGPADVSIAGGGVLDLQGVSTTIGSLSGAGVVTNGAASGAILTTGGLNTSTSFTGTLQDGAGTLGLTKVGSGTLSLSGVNSYSGPTAVNGGILQIAGSSTLGSGAYAGAITLGSGATLQMSSTADQTLSGGLSGAGSLVKDTGSSTLTLAGANSFTGAVTLGSGTIDLTGAWNAGGASLQLNVAGGASLVASGAVTAGSLLLNDTGSYSLTGANHIAGLSASAPVGQVTVNTLDALTLGSLASTGAVRVTAAGSDLTLASGAVVSSAAGGDAVSLLAGQRFVNQAGAGGVITPNGRWLIYAASPATSSFGGLDSGNTALWGVSGMGSVSASGNRYLFAQAPVLTVAALDRAKTYGDTVSFGTTLGTDYTVSGLSNGVSGAFLPDTLAGALSGSPVLTSGGAVASAGVGSGSYAIAMGQGTLVGLNGYQLALADGVLTVNRAPLTVTASDAVKTYDGLAYVGGNGVSYAGFVNGETASVLSGSLAYGGLAQGAVNAGAYGLTASGLSSGNYAITYAPGTLMVSKAALTVTANDAAKTYDGLAYVGGNGVSYAGFVNGETVSVLGGSLAYGGLAQGAVNAGTYGLTASGLSSGNYTITYAPGTLTVSKAALMVRANDAAKTYDGLAYVGGNGVSYAGFVNGETASVLGGSLAYGGSAQGAVNAEAYGLTASGLSSGNYAITYAPGMLTVSKAALMVTANDAAKTYDGLPYVGGNGVNYAGFVNGETASVLGGSLAYGGSAQGAVNVGAYGLTASGLSSGNYTITYAPGMLTVNKAALTVTANDAAKTYDGLAYAGGNGVNYAGFVNGETASVLGGSLTYGGSAQEAVNAGTYGLTVSGLQSGNYAIAYGSATLSVGLRSLLVTADPAFRPVGTLNPALTYTLAGDGLAPGDRLSGVLATSATISAPAGLYPIGLGTLSAGGNYRLNFMPSVLVVGTPVIAPGVVPSLVLPSFMPPAPEGSLEFRNDAACSATAPGDAHKKDGQTLVVTAGSCLP from the coding sequence ATGGTCCGTTCTCCCGCCTCTATCGCCCTGATCGCCGTGCTGCTGTCAGGCAGTTCGCTCGCCCATGCGCAGAGCCTGCCGCAAGGTGGCAGCGTGGCGCTGGGCAATGCGGCGATCCATGGCGGGGGCAATGCCATCACCGTGGATCAGACCAGCCAGCGCGCCGTGGTCAATTGGGACAGCTTTTCGGTGGGGCAGGGGGCAGCGGTCACCTTCAACCAGCCGAATGCGGGCGCGGCGATCCTCAACCGGGTGACCGGGGCGACGGCCTCCACCATCGCGGGGGCGGTCAGCGGCAACGGGCAGATGTTTCTGGTCAACCCCAACGGCATTGCCATCACCGCATCGGGCACGGTGACGATGGGCGGCGGCTTTGTCGCCTCCACGCTGGACATCAGCGACCGGGATTTCGCCCAGGGCACGCTGGGTTTCAACGGCAGCGGCACCGGCACCGTCAGCAACAGCGGGGCCATCAGCGTGGGCAGCGGTGGCTTTGCGGCGCTGCTCGGCGGCAGGGTGGCCAGCAGCGGCATCATCGCCGCGCCGCTGGGCCGCATCGGGCTGGGATCGGGGAGGCAGGCCACGCTGGACCTGACCGGAGACGGCTTCCTGCAGGTCGCCTTGCCCGCGCCGGCCTCGGGCGACGATCCTTTGGTGGCGATGGCAGGCCGGCTGTCCGGCGCCCGCATCGAGCTGCGCGCCGCGACGGTGTCCGACGCCATCCGCAACGCCGTCAATGTGCCCGGAGAGCTGGCCGCACAGGGCGCGCATGCCGAGGGCGGGGTGGTCGTTCTCGATGGTGGCGCTGGCGGCGCGGTCCGGCTGGCGGGCGGGGTGGAGGCCTCGGGCGCGACGCAAGGCGGGGCGATCACGCTGACCGGCAAGGATATCAGCCTCGAGAGCGGCGCAAAGCTGACCGCCACCGGAGGCAGCGCCGGGGGCACGGTTCTGGTCGGCGGCGGCCTGCATGGCGAGGGCACTCTGACCCAGGCCACCAGCGTCACCATGGTGGCGGGCAGCAGCATCGATGTCAGCGCCACAGGCGATGGCCATGGCGGCACCGCCGTCCTGTGGTCGAATGTCGTCGATGCGGCATCGCAGACCCGCTTTTCGGGCACGATCCGGGCGCGGGGCGCGGGCTCCGGGGCGGGGGGCATGGTCGAAACCTCGGGCCATCGGGTCGACAGCGCGGGCGGGCTGGTCGATGCCGGGGCGCCGCTGGGCGCGGGCGGCACATGGCTGATCGATCCGGCGGACAGCATCATCGATCAGGCCACCGCCAACAGCTATGCCGCCTCGCTCAACGGCGGCACCGATGTGCTCAATTCGGTGACGGGCGGGATCACCTGGCAAAGCGGGGTCAGCCTGATCAAGGTCTCGGGGGGCAATGCCACGCTGACCCTGCAGGCGGGCAATGCTGCGGGCAATTCGCCCATCACCCTGACCGGTGCCACGATCACCTCCACCAGCAATGCGCTCAATCTGGTGCTGTGGACGCGCTACAACACCACGGGGCGCGAAGGGACGATCTCCATAACCGGATCGACCATCACCACCAATGGCGGCCATGTCTGGATGGGGGGCGGGGGGCAGGCCTCGCAATTATGGAACGGGCTGACGGTGGGCGCCAATCCGGCCACCGCCTATACGGGCGACAAGCAGGCGATCTATCTCGGCACCACCAGCATCAGCACCGGCGCGGGCAACATCAGCCTGCGCGGGCAGAGCAATGCCAGCACCGTCACCACCGGCACGAAGAACATCGGCATCTGGCTCGACACCGGCACTGCGCTGACCACCACCAGTGGCTCCATCACGGTGGCGGGCGATGTGCTGAACAAATTCTCCAGCGGCACGGGGGTGATGCTGGGCGGACGGGCGGGCAGCGCTGCGGGCAATGTGCTGATCACCAGCGGCAGCGGTGCGATCACCCTTACCGGCACCGGCATGGACAGCGCGGGCGGCGGCACGGGGCAACGCGACGCGCTGACGCTCACCGCTCATGCGCCGGGCGACCAGACCATCGTGCGCAGCACCAGCGGCGCCATCACCCTGAACGGCGCGGCGACCTTCTCGAACAACAACTATGCCAATGGTGACACGGCGGGGATCAGGCTGGAAAGCGATACCGCCACCGGGCAGGTGGGGGTTGTATCGCAACGCGGCACCATCACCCTCAACGGCAGCAACTCGCTGGACGCGGCGGGCGCCAATGCCAATGGGCTGATCCTGTCTGCCGCCAACGCCGCAGGCAGCATCCGCATCGGTGACGACGGCACGCAAAGCGCGGTCGGCGCGGTGACGGTCAACGCCAATTCGATCAGCCAGTCGAACAGCAATGCCATAGCAGGCTCGATCAGTGTCCAGACTCAGGGGGCGCTGACAATTCAGCCTTCGGGCACCAGCTTCACCTATCTGCGTGCCGGATCGGGCGCCTTGAGTTTCGGCAGCGATTGGGCTTTTGGCAACACGCTTTCCAGCCTGACGCTGGGCAAGGCGGGCAACACCGCCGCGCTGACCCTGAGCAATGCCCTGTCCGTGGCCGGGCCGGTCGCCATCATGGGGGGCAGCATCGCGCTGAATGCGCCGCTGACCGCAAGCGGCGCCAACGCGCTGACGGCACTGGGGCCGACCGGCCTGTCGAGCAGCGCCGCCGGAACGATCTCCGGCGGAGGATCGCTGACGCTGGACACCGAAGGCGCCACCGCGACCGGCACCTTGCTGGGCGCGATTGCGAGCGCGTCGAGCCTGACCAAGATGGGCGCGGGCGCCGTCACCCTCTCGGGCAGCAACAGCTATGCGGGCACGACGACCATCGCGGCGGGCACGCTGCTGGCCGGATCGGCCAGCGCGCTTGGCGGCCCTGCGGATGTCAGCATAGCGGGCGGCGGTGTGCTCGATCTGCAAGGCGTCTCGACCACCATCGGATCGCTGTCCGGGGCAGGCGTGGTGACCAATGGCGCCGCGAGCGGGGCGATCCTCACCACGGGGGGGCTGAACACATCCACCAGCTTCACCGGCACGCTGCAGGATGGCGCGGGCACGCTGGGCCTGACCAAGGTGGGGAGCGGAACCCTCAGCCTGTCGGGCGTCAACAGCTACAGCGGGCCGACGGCGGTCAATGGCGGCATTCTGCAGATTGCGGGCAGCAGCACGCTGGGATCGGGCGCCTATGCCGGTGCGATCACGCTGGGCAGCGGCGCAACCTTGCAAATGTCCTCCACGGCGGACCAGACCTTGTCCGGTGGCCTGTCCGGGGCTGGTTCGCTGGTGAAGGATACGGGCAGTTCGACGCTCACCCTGGCGGGCGCGAACAGCTTCACGGGGGCGGTGACGCTGGGCAGCGGCACCATCGATCTGACCGGGGCATGGAATGCGGGCGGGGCATCGCTTCAGCTTAATGTCGCCGGCGGCGCCAGTCTTGTGGCGAGTGGCGCCGTGACGGCGGGTAGCCTGCTGCTGAACGACACGGGCAGCTACAGCCTGACCGGGGCGAACCATATCGCCGGCCTGTCGGCTTCGGCGCCGGTGGGGCAGGTCACGGTGAACACTCTCGATGCGCTGACATTGGGCTCGCTGGCCTCCACCGGCGCGGTGCGGGTCACGGCGGCGGGGAGCGATCTGACCCTGGCCTCGGGCGCGGTGGTGTCCTCCGCGGCGGGCGGTGATGCGGTGAGCCTGCTGGCCGGGCAGCGCTTCGTCAATCAGGCGGGAGCGGGCGGGGTGATCACGCCCAATGGCCGCTGGCTGATCTATGCGGCGAGCCCGGCGACCTCTTCCTTCGGTGGATTGGACAGCGGCAACACCGCGCTGTGGGGCGTGTCGGGCATGGGATCGGTCTCGGCCTCGGGCAATCGCTACCTCTTCGCGCAGGCGCCGGTTCTGACGGTGGCTGCGCTCGATCGCGCCAAGACCTATGGCGATACGGTGAGTTTCGGCACCACGCTCGGCACGGATTATACAGTGAGCGGGCTGAGCAACGGTGTGTCGGGCGCCTTTCTGCCGGATACGCTGGCGGGTGCGCTGTCGGGGTCTCCGGTGCTGACGTCCGGCGGGGCGGTGGCGAGCGCGGGGGTGGGCAGCGGGTCCTATGCCATCGCTATGGGGCAGGGGACGCTGGTCGGGCTCAATGGCTATCAACTGGCGCTGGCCGATGGCGTTTTGACGGTGAACAGGGCGCCGCTGACGGTGACGGCCAGTGATGCGGTCAAGACCTATGATGGTCTGGCGTATGTTGGTGGCAATGGGGTGAGTTATGCCGGTTTCGTGAATGGCGAGACGGCTTCGGTGTTGAGTGGCTCGCTGGCCTATGGTGGCTTGGCGCAGGGGGCGGTGAATGCCGGGGCCTATGGGCTGACGGCGTCCGGTTTGAGCAGCGGGAATTACGCGATCACTTATGCGCCGGGTACGCTGATGGTGAGCAAAGCCGCTCTGACCGTGACGGCCAATGATGCGGCCAAGACCTATGATGGCCTAGCTTACGTCGGTGGCAATGGGGTGAGTTATGCCGGTTTCGTCAATGGCGAGACGGTTTCGGTTTTGGGTGGTTCGCTGGCCTATGGTGGCTTGGCGCAGGGGGCAGTGAATGCCGGGACCTATGGGCTGACGGCGTCCGGCTTGAGCAGCGGGAATTACACGATCACTTATGCGCCAGGTACGCTGACGGTGAGCAAAGCTGCTCTGATGGTGAGGGCCAATGATGCGGCCAAGACCTATGATGGCCTGGCTTATGTTGGCGGCAATGGGGTGAGCTATGCCGGTTTCGTCAATGGCGAGACGGCATCAGTGTTGGGCGGTTCGTTGGCCTATGGTGGTTCGGCGCAGGGGGCTGTGAATGCCGAGGCCTATGGGCTGACGGCGTCCGGCTTGAGCAGCGGGAATTACGCGATCACTTATGCGCCGGGCATGCTGACGGTGAGCAAAGCCGCTTTGATGGTGACGGCCAATGATGCGGCCAAGACCTATGATGGCCTGCCTTACGTCGGTGGCAATGGGGTGAATTATGCTGGCTTCGTGAATGGCGAGACGGCCTCGGTGTTGGGCGGCTCGTTGGCCTATGGTGGTTCGGCGCAGGGGGCCGTGAATGTCGGGGCCTATGGGCTGACGGCGTCCGGCTTGAGCAGCGGGAATTACACGATCACCTATGCGCCGGGCATGCTGACGGTAAACAAAGCCGCTCTGACGGTGACGGCCAATGATGCGGCCAAGACCTATGATGGCTTGGCGTATGCTGGCGGCAATGGGGTGAACTATGCCGGTTTCGTGAATGGCGAGACGGCTTCGGTGCTGGGTGGTTCGCTGACCTATGGTGGCTCGGCGCAGGAGGCGGTGAATGCGGGAACCTATGGTCTGACCGTGTCCGGCCTCCAGAGCGGCAATTATGCGATCGCCTATGGCTCCGCCACTTTGAGCGTGGGCCTGCGTTCGCTTCTGGTGACTGCCGATCCCGCATTCCGCCCGGTCGGAACGCTCAATCCCGCCCTGACCTATACCCTCGCCGGCGATGGTCTCGCGCCGGGCGACAGGCTGAGCGGGGTGCTGGCGACCAGTGCGACGATCAGCGCTCCTGCCGGGCTTTATCCGATCGGGCTTGGCACCTTGTCTGCCGGGGGGAACTATCGGCTGAACTTTATGCCCAGCGTTCTCGTGGTGGGGACGCCGGTGATCGCCCCTGGCGTGGTGCCAAGCCTGGTGCTGCCCAGCTTTATGCCTCCCGCGCCAGAGGGCAGTCTGGAGTTCCGCAATGACGCAGCCTGTTCTGCCACCGCGCCCGGCGATGCGCATAAAAAGGACGGCCAAACCCTTGTTGTAACCGCAGGATCTTGCCTGCCCTGA
- a CDS encoding Rrf2 family transcriptional regulator, whose protein sequence is MAHLTTSVEYALHSLLWLVDSDQSLSTREIAELQGISPSFLAKIFPRLEKAGLVSASEGVRGGYRLARAAEQISFLDVVDAVEGDKPLFDCQEVRGRCALFGGNPPPWATSGTCAVHAVMIQAEKAMRDVLAAQTLSEVSQRFNRKAPGSFAADLQGWFGDRHDQRTARTGRPRREGPS, encoded by the coding sequence ATGGCCCATCTGACCACCTCCGTCGAATATGCGCTTCACAGCCTGCTCTGGCTGGTTGACAGCGATCAGTCGCTCAGCACGCGGGAAATCGCCGAGTTGCAGGGCATCTCGCCCAGCTTCCTCGCCAAGATTTTCCCCCGGCTGGAAAAGGCGGGGCTGGTCTCGGCCAGCGAGGGCGTGCGCGGCGGCTATCGCCTGGCGCGCGCGGCGGAACAGATCTCCTTCCTCGACGTGGTCGATGCGGTCGAAGGCGACAAGCCGCTGTTCGATTGCCAGGAGGTGCGCGGGCGCTGCGCCCTGTTTGGCGGCAACCCTCCGCCCTGGGCGACCAGCGGCACCTGCGCGGTTCACGCCGTCATGATCCAGGCCGAAAAGGCCATGCGCGACGTGCTGGCAGCCCAGACCCTGAGCGAGGTGTCGCAGCGCTTCAACCGCAAGGCGCCCGGCAGCTTCGCCGCCGATTTGCAAGGTTGGTTTGGCGACCGCCATGACCAGCGCACCGCGCGCACCGGCCGCCCGCGCCGCGAAGGCCCCAGCTAA